From Eptesicus fuscus isolate TK198812 chromosome 22, DD_ASM_mEF_20220401, whole genome shotgun sequence, a single genomic window includes:
- the LOC129147941 gene encoding histone H2A type 1 → MSGRGKQGGKARAKAKSRSSRAGLQFPVGRVHRLLRKGNYAERVGAGAPVYLAAVLEYLTAEILELAGNAARDNKKTRIIPRHLQLAIRNDEELNKLLGKVTIAQGGVLPNIQAVLLPKKTESHHKAKGK, encoded by the coding sequence atgTCGGGACGCGGGAAGCAGGGCGGCAAGGCGCGCGCCAAGGCCAAGTCTCGCTCCTCGCGGGCCGGGCTGCAGTTCCCCGTGGGCCGCGTGCACCGCCTGCTGCGCAAGGGCAACTACGCGGAGCGGGTCGGGGCGGGCGCGCCCGTGTACCTGGCGGCCGTGCTGGAGTACCTGACGGCCGAGATCCTGGAGCTGGCGGGCAACGCGGCCCGCGACAACAAGAAGACGCGCATCATCCCGCGCCACCTGCAGCTGGCCATCCGCAACGACGAGGAGCTCAACAAGCTGCTGGGCAAGGTGACCATCGCGCAGGGCGGCGTGCTGCCCAACATCCAGGCCGTGCTGCTGCCCAAGAAGACCGAGAGCCACCACAAGGCCAAGGGCAAGTGA
- the LOC114233575 gene encoding histone H2B type 1-M-like, whose amino-acid sequence MPEPTKSAPAAKKGSKKAVTKAQKKDGKKRKRSRKESYSVYVYKVLKQVHPDTGISSKAMGIMNSFVNDIFERIAGEASRLAHYNKRSTITSREIQTAVRLLLPGELAKHAVSEGTKAVTKYTSSK is encoded by the coding sequence ATGCCCGAGCCAACCAAGTCGGCGCCCGCCGCCAAGAAGGGCTCCAAGAAGGCGGTGACCAAGGCGCAGAAGAAGGACGGCAAGAAGCGCAAGCGCAGCCGCAAGGAGAGCTACTCGGTGTACGTGTACAAGGTGCTCAAGCAGGTGCACCCCGACACCGGCATCTCGTCCAAGGCCATGGGCATCATGAACTCCTTCGTCAACGACATCTTCGAGCGCATCGCGGGCGAGGCGTCGCGCCTGGCGCATTACAACAAGCGCTCGACCATCACGTCCCGCGAGATCCAGACGGCCGTGCGCCTGCTGCTGCCCGGCGAGCTGGCCAAGCACGCCGTGTCCGAGGGCACCAAGGCCGTCACCAAGTACACCAGCTCCAAGTGA
- the H1-4 gene encoding histone H1.4, with protein MSETAPAAPAAPAPAEKAPVKKKARKSAGAAKRKASGPPVSELITKAVAASKERSGVSLAALKKALAAAGYDVDKNNSRIKLGLKSLVSKGTLLQTKGTGASGSFKLNKKAASGEAKPKAKKAGAAKAKKAAGAAKKTKKAAGTATPKKSAKKTPKKAKKPAAAVGAKKAKSPKKAKAAKPRKVPKSPAKAKAVKPKTAKPKAAKAKTAKPKKAAKKK; from the coding sequence ATGTCCGAGaccgcgcccgccgcccccgccgcgccgGCCCCCGCCGAGAAGGCTCCCGTGAAGAAGAAGGCGCGCAAGTCCGCCGGCGCCGCCAAGCGCAAGGCGTCCGGGCCGCCCGTGTCCGAGCTCATCACCAAGGCGGTGGCCGCCTCCAAGGAGCGCAGCGGCGTGTCGCTGGCCGCGCTCAAGAAGGCGCTGGCGGCCGCGGGCTACGACGTGGACAAGAACAACAGCCGCATCAAGCTGGGCCTCAAGAGCCTGGTGAGCAAGGGCACCCTGCTGCAGACCAAGGGCACCGGCGCCTCGGGCTCCTTCAAGCTCAACAAGAAGGCGGCCTCCGGCgaggccaagcccaaggccaagAAGGCGGGCGCGGCCAAGGCCAAGAAGGCTGCGGGGGCGGCCAAGAAGACCAAGAAGGCCGCGGGCACGGCCACCCCCAAGAAGAGCGCCAAGAAGACCCCGAAGAAGGCCAAGAAGCCGGCGGCGGCTGTTGGGGCCAAAAAGGCAAAAAGCCCCAAGAAGGCGAAAGCGGCCAAGCCCAGGAAGGTGCCCAAGAGCCCCGCCAAGGCCAAAGCCGTGAAACCCAAGACGGCCAAGCCGAAGGCCGCCAAGGCCAAGACGGCCAAGCCCAAGAAGGCGGCCAAGAAGAAGTAG
- the LOC103291097 gene encoding histone H2B type 1-C/E/F/G/I-like: MPEPAKSAPAAKKGSKKAVTKAQKKDGKKRKRSRKESYSVYVYKVLKQVHPDTGISSKAMGIMNSFVNDIFERIAGEASRLAHYNKRSTITSREIQTAVRLLLPGELAKHAVSEGTKAVTKYTSSK, translated from the coding sequence ATGCCGGAACCAGCCAAGTCCGCGCCCGCCGCCAAGAAGGGCTCCAAGAAGGCGGTGACCAAGGCGCAGAAGAAGGACGGCAAGAAGCGCAAGCGCAGCCGCAAGGAGAGCTACTCGGTGTACGTGTACAAGGTGCTCAAGCAGGTGCACCCCGACACCGGCATCTCGTCCAAGGCCATGGGCATCATGAACTCCTTCGTCAACGACATCTTCGAGCGCATCGCGGGCGAGGCGTCGCGCCTGGCGCATTACAACAAGCGCTCGACCATCACGTCCCGCGAGATCCAGACGGCCGTGCGCCTGCTGCTGCCCGGCGAGCTGGCCAAGCACGCCGTGTCCGAGGGCACCAAGGCCGTCACCAAGTACACCAGCTCCAAGTGA